In one window of Bemisia tabaci chromosome 4, PGI_BMITA_v3 DNA:
- the LOC109036603 gene encoding protein kinase C-like 1B has product MQLVGNNVQPQAPEEMSGDARKNAVASRGKVHEAKGHAFKATLLTQPSFCSQCDAFIWGWGKQGYQCQGCSLVTHKRCHNVVRAECPKTDTQQVDNDGAGSSVQKGKHPHSFAATMFMKPTFCNHCGTLIYGLYKQGLQCKGCKTNIHKRCQPNVAHDCGHKKSASTESLPGL; this is encoded by the exons ATGCAGCTGGTAGGAAACAATGTCCAGCCTCAAGCACCTGAGG AAATGAGCGGCGACGCGCGGAAAAACGCTGTCGCCTCGCGCGGAAAAGTTCACGAGGCCAAAGGTCACGCATTTAAAGCAACTCTCCTGACCCAACCCTCATTTTGCTCCCAGTGCGATGCATTCATTTG GGGCTGGGGTAAACAAGGTTATCAATGCCAAG GGTGCTCTCTTGTGACCCACAAGCGCTGTCATAATGTTGTCCGCGCAGAATGTCCCAAAACAGATACCCAGCag GTTGACAATGATGGAGCCGGATCCTCAGTTCAAAAAGGCAAGCACCCCCACTCCTTCGCAGCCACCATGTTCATGAAGCCAACTTTCTGCAATCATTGCGGTACCTTGATCTACGGTTTATACAAGCAAGGACTTCAGTGTAAAG GATGCAAAACCAACATTCACAAACGTTGCCAACCGAATGTGGCTCATGACTGCGGTCACAAGAAAAGTGCATCAACCGAGTCCCTGCCGGGCCTTTAA
- the LOC109036615 gene encoding cuticle protein: MVFKFCILAALATVASCGYASSSAYVKTAPSHGAAAASYGSYGHGAESHGSYGHESYPDSHPNYKFEYSVHDPHTHDVKAQAESRDGHYVKGFYSLVEADGTKRVVHYADNGHGFEATVHKEPPHHPISAPAHHPISAPVLHYSPSPSPAYHATPVYGKHA; the protein is encoded by the exons ATGGTTTTCAAG TTCTGCATCTTGGCTGCCCTCGCAACCGTGGCTAGCTGCGGCTACGCCAGCTCCTCAGCATACGTGAAAACTGCCCCATCCCACGGCGCCGCAGCAGCATCTTACGGAAGTTACGGCCACGGTGCGGAGTCCCACGGAAGTTACGGCCACGAGTCGTACCCTGACTCACACCCCAACTACAAATTCGAGTACAGCGTGCACGACCCGCACACCCACGACGTGAAGGCCCAGGCCGAGTCCCGCGACGGGCACTACGTCAAGGGCTTCTACTCCCTGGTGGAGGCCGACGGGACGAAGCGAGTCGTCCACTACGCCGACAACGGCCACGGCTTCGAGGCCACCGTCCACAAGGAGCCTCCTCACCACCCCATCTCAGCCCCTGCTCACCACCCCATCTCAGCCCCTGTCCTCCACTACTCCCCGTCTCCATCGCCTGCCTACCACGCTACCCCGGTCTACGGAAAGCACGCCTGA
- the LOC109036874 gene encoding sodium-independent sulfate anion transporter isoform X2, with translation MTRKIKETLRQDHGSRLKKCLFRLVPLLETLQNYTRFDFISDMIAGTTVGLTMLPQSIAYAALAGLTPQCGLNSAFVGVFVYLFFGTTREVFIGPSSLMAILTYEYTKDLTNDHVILLTFICGCVELAMSLLRLGFLVELISVPVSSGFTAATSIIIVVSQLKGLLGISYKASNFLDNFVQIAQRLPQAHYGDVLVGVTGCVSLLFLRKLKDFSSVNKKSKIVSKIFWFLSTGRNALIVLIFSSIAHYYKTTTNKVPFTLSKGANGGLPRLELPPFETHMNNRTIPLKEMVQDLGAGVFIIPIVSVLANISIAKAFANGGMVRATQEMFTLGICNIANSLFQAMPSCGAFTRSAVASASGIRTSVANLYSGAVVMLGLHFLSPYFQYIPRSTLSAVLICACIFLIETDLVPLLWKENKMNLFTFLITIALSLCFGVEIGLLIGVVCDACYLLYLWARPDMVLEFQDTVTNPYILVRPNMGFFFPAVNYVYSTVNKIAITKGQSRFPFVFDCVNFKRADYTAVKGLVLLSKDFQRRGQELYFINVSNSIVSFCATLKSPLKCFRDRTEMELTICGAKMDPINKTEVTVINEVANEKDNSDKDEFETLMLSKL, from the exons A TgacgagaaaaataaaagaaactttGAGACAGGACCACGGGTCTAGGctaaaaaaatgtcttttcaGACTCGTGCCTCTGTtggaaacattgcaaaattataCCAGATTTGACTTCATCAGTGACATGATAGCTGGCACCACTGTTGGACTAACTATGCTACCACAAAGTATAGCTTATGCTGCTCTGGCTGGCCTCACACCACAG TGTGGATTGAATTCTGCGTTTGTGGGGGTTTTCGTGTATCTATTCTTCGGAACCACACGGGAGGTGTTCATTGGTCCATCGTCCTTGATGGCCATCCTTACGTACGAGTACACCAAGGACCTTACCAATGACCACGTCATCCTCCTCACATTCATCTGCGGCTGTGTTGAGCTCGCCATGAGCCTCCTAAGACTAG GTTTCTTGGTGGAGCTGATCTCTGTACCAGTGTCCAGTGGCTTTACGGCTGCAACCTCAATCATTATTGTAGTTTCCCAGCTAAAAGGCCTCCTGGGCATCAGTTACAAGGCATCCAATTTCCTCGACAATTTTGTCCAGATCGCCCAAAGGCTGCCTCAAGCCCACTACGGCGACGTTTTAGTGGGTGTTACCGGTTGTGTATCTCTATTATTTTTAAGG AAATTAAAAGACTTCTCTAGTGTTAATAAGAAGAGCAAAATTGTATCTAAAAtcttttggtttttatcgaCCGGGAGAAATGCACTGATTGTACTGATATTCAGCTCAATCGCTCATTATTATAAGACGACGACGAATAAAGTTCCTTTCACGCTTTCAA AGGGAGCAAATGGCGGACTGCCTCGGCTGGAGCTGCCGCCCTTTGAAACTCATATGAACAATAGAACTATCCCGCTCAAAGAGATGGTTCAGGATTTAGGTGCGGGAGTTTTCATAATTCCTATAGTATCGGTACTGGCCAATATTTCCATTGCAAAAGCATTTG CAAATGGTGGTATGGTGAGGGCAACGCAGGAAATGTTTACGCTGGGAATTTGCAATATTGCCAACTCGTTGTTCCAAGCTATGCCCTCTTGCGGTGCCTTCACTCGAAGTGCCGTTGCCAGTGCAAGTGGAATCCGTACCTCTGTCGCCAATCTGTACTCAG GAGCAGTGGTAATGCTTGGACTCCACTTTTTGTCGCCTTATTTTCAATACATACCGCGCTCCACACTATCAGCAGTCCTCATTTGCGCTTGTATATTCCTGATAGAAACGGACCTGGTTCCTCTTTTATGGAAGGAAAACA AAATGAATTTATTCACCTTCCTGATAACAATTGCACTAAGTTTATGCTTTGGTGTAGAGATAGGGCTTCTTATTGGAGTCGTTTGTGATGCTTGCTACCTCCTTTACCTGTGGGCTCGACCTGACATGGTGCTCGAATTCCAAGAT ACTGTCACAAATCCGTACATCCTGGTGAGGCCTAACATGGGTTTCTTTTTCCCGGCTGTGAACTACGTGTATTCGACTGTGAACAAGATAGCAATTACGAAAGGGCAAAGTCGATTCCCATTTGTATTCGACTGTGTCAATTTCAAGAGAGCCGACTATACGGCTGTTAAG GGTCTCGTTCTTTTAAGCAAAGACTTCCAGAGGCGTGGTCAAGAACTTTATTTCATCAACGTAAGCAACAGCATTGTGTCTTTCTGCGCAACGTTGAAGTCTCCTTTGAAATGCTTCCGCGACAGGACGGAGATGGAATTAACGATTTGCG
- the LOC109036874 gene encoding sodium-independent sulfate anion transporter isoform X1: protein MIWVTRKIKETLRQDHGSRLKKCLFRLVPLLETLQNYTRFDFISDMIAGTTVGLTMLPQSIAYAALAGLTPQCGLNSAFVGVFVYLFFGTTREVFIGPSSLMAILTYEYTKDLTNDHVILLTFICGCVELAMSLLRLGFLVELISVPVSSGFTAATSIIIVVSQLKGLLGISYKASNFLDNFVQIAQRLPQAHYGDVLVGVTGCVSLLFLRKLKDFSSVNKKSKIVSKIFWFLSTGRNALIVLIFSSIAHYYKTTTNKVPFTLSKGANGGLPRLELPPFETHMNNRTIPLKEMVQDLGAGVFIIPIVSVLANISIAKAFANGGMVRATQEMFTLGICNIANSLFQAMPSCGAFTRSAVASASGIRTSVANLYSGAVVMLGLHFLSPYFQYIPRSTLSAVLICACIFLIETDLVPLLWKENKMNLFTFLITIALSLCFGVEIGLLIGVVCDACYLLYLWARPDMVLEFQDTVTNPYILVRPNMGFFFPAVNYVYSTVNKIAITKGQSRFPFVFDCVNFKRADYTAVKGLVLLSKDFQRRGQELYFINVSNSIVSFCATLKSPLKCFRDRTEMELTICGAKMDPINKTEVTVINEVANEKDNSDKDEFETLMLSKL from the exons ATGATTTGGG TgacgagaaaaataaaagaaactttGAGACAGGACCACGGGTCTAGGctaaaaaaatgtcttttcaGACTCGTGCCTCTGTtggaaacattgcaaaattataCCAGATTTGACTTCATCAGTGACATGATAGCTGGCACCACTGTTGGACTAACTATGCTACCACAAAGTATAGCTTATGCTGCTCTGGCTGGCCTCACACCACAG TGTGGATTGAATTCTGCGTTTGTGGGGGTTTTCGTGTATCTATTCTTCGGAACCACACGGGAGGTGTTCATTGGTCCATCGTCCTTGATGGCCATCCTTACGTACGAGTACACCAAGGACCTTACCAATGACCACGTCATCCTCCTCACATTCATCTGCGGCTGTGTTGAGCTCGCCATGAGCCTCCTAAGACTAG GTTTCTTGGTGGAGCTGATCTCTGTACCAGTGTCCAGTGGCTTTACGGCTGCAACCTCAATCATTATTGTAGTTTCCCAGCTAAAAGGCCTCCTGGGCATCAGTTACAAGGCATCCAATTTCCTCGACAATTTTGTCCAGATCGCCCAAAGGCTGCCTCAAGCCCACTACGGCGACGTTTTAGTGGGTGTTACCGGTTGTGTATCTCTATTATTTTTAAGG AAATTAAAAGACTTCTCTAGTGTTAATAAGAAGAGCAAAATTGTATCTAAAAtcttttggtttttatcgaCCGGGAGAAATGCACTGATTGTACTGATATTCAGCTCAATCGCTCATTATTATAAGACGACGACGAATAAAGTTCCTTTCACGCTTTCAA AGGGAGCAAATGGCGGACTGCCTCGGCTGGAGCTGCCGCCCTTTGAAACTCATATGAACAATAGAACTATCCCGCTCAAAGAGATGGTTCAGGATTTAGGTGCGGGAGTTTTCATAATTCCTATAGTATCGGTACTGGCCAATATTTCCATTGCAAAAGCATTTG CAAATGGTGGTATGGTGAGGGCAACGCAGGAAATGTTTACGCTGGGAATTTGCAATATTGCCAACTCGTTGTTCCAAGCTATGCCCTCTTGCGGTGCCTTCACTCGAAGTGCCGTTGCCAGTGCAAGTGGAATCCGTACCTCTGTCGCCAATCTGTACTCAG GAGCAGTGGTAATGCTTGGACTCCACTTTTTGTCGCCTTATTTTCAATACATACCGCGCTCCACACTATCAGCAGTCCTCATTTGCGCTTGTATATTCCTGATAGAAACGGACCTGGTTCCTCTTTTATGGAAGGAAAACA AAATGAATTTATTCACCTTCCTGATAACAATTGCACTAAGTTTATGCTTTGGTGTAGAGATAGGGCTTCTTATTGGAGTCGTTTGTGATGCTTGCTACCTCCTTTACCTGTGGGCTCGACCTGACATGGTGCTCGAATTCCAAGAT ACTGTCACAAATCCGTACATCCTGGTGAGGCCTAACATGGGTTTCTTTTTCCCGGCTGTGAACTACGTGTATTCGACTGTGAACAAGATAGCAATTACGAAAGGGCAAAGTCGATTCCCATTTGTATTCGACTGTGTCAATTTCAAGAGAGCCGACTATACGGCTGTTAAG GGTCTCGTTCTTTTAAGCAAAGACTTCCAGAGGCGTGGTCAAGAACTTTATTTCATCAACGTAAGCAACAGCATTGTGTCTTTCTGCGCAACGTTGAAGTCTCCTTTGAAATGCTTCCGCGACAGGACGGAGATGGAATTAACGATTTGCG